In Thermomonas paludicola, the following are encoded in one genomic region:
- the motD gene encoding flagellar motor protein MotD has translation MGRRRQQHEEHFNHEAWAIPYGDLLTLLLAFFVVMYAISSLNEGKYRVVADSLSAAFGGAPRSIKPVQAGQVQLRGGDFDHPSVIDTGARRGPAQPVEVEVPMPLTRKDRLTQQSGNADNPGDKSSGIGDEAQLHALGDQLEDALSGLIQSGLVRVRRGRNFIEVEIQSDLLFPSGVATPTAAALSTLRQLAAVLRNAPNAVRVEGYTDNQPIHTVQFRSNWDLSAARATNVVYELIDSGIAPARLAAMGYGEYQPIADNTTEAGRSTNRRVELVILAAAVGVDSVMEGLDARKGAASRPAAAAPAQGKGER, from the coding sequence ATGGGTCGTCGCCGCCAACAGCACGAAGAACATTTCAACCACGAAGCCTGGGCAATTCCGTATGGCGACTTGCTCACCCTGCTGCTGGCGTTCTTCGTGGTGATGTACGCGATTTCTTCGCTCAACGAGGGCAAGTATCGGGTGGTGGCCGACTCGCTGTCGGCCGCGTTCGGTGGCGCGCCGCGTTCGATCAAGCCGGTACAGGCCGGGCAGGTGCAGTTGCGTGGCGGTGATTTCGACCATCCTTCGGTGATCGACACCGGCGCGCGCCGCGGACCTGCGCAACCGGTCGAGGTGGAAGTGCCGATGCCATTGACCCGCAAGGATCGGCTCACCCAGCAGTCCGGCAACGCAGACAACCCCGGCGACAAATCCAGCGGAATCGGTGACGAAGCCCAATTGCATGCGCTCGGCGACCAGCTCGAGGATGCGCTCTCCGGCCTGATCCAGAGCGGGCTGGTGCGCGTGCGCCGCGGCCGCAATTTCATCGAAGTCGAGATCCAGAGCGATCTGCTGTTCCCCAGCGGCGTGGCAACGCCGACTGCCGCCGCCCTGTCCACCCTGCGGCAGCTTGCGGCGGTGCTGCGCAATGCCCCCAATGCCGTGCGGGTGGAAGGCTATACCGACAATCAGCCCATCCACACCGTGCAATTCAGATCCAACTGGGATCTGTCGGCGGCACGCGCCACCAACGTGGTTTACGAATTGATCGACAGCGGGATCGCGCCAGCGCGGCTGGCTGCGATGGGGTACGGTGAATACCAGCCGATCGCCGACAACACCACCGAAGCGGGCCGCAGTACCAACCGTCGCGTGGAATTGGTAATACTGGCGGCAGCAGTCGGCGTCGATAGCGTGATGGAAGGCTTGGATGCACGCAAAGGGGCGGCAAGCCGCCCGGCAGCGGCGGCACCCGCACAAGGCAAGGGGGAACGGTGA
- the flhA gene encoding flagellar biosynthesis protein FlhA encodes MSTLPNGTPPGSTLSTIGHALRTGAAAPIVVLAMLSMVVVPLPPFLLDALFTINIALSLMVLLAVVYVKRPLEFSIFPSVLLMVTLLRLSLNVASTRVVLLHGHQGGAAAGHVIESFGNFVVGGSYAVGIVVFAILTIVNFVVVTKGSGRISEVSARFILDALPGKQMAIDADLNAGLLTREEAKLRREEVRNEADFYGSMDGASKFVRGDAIAGLLILFINLIGGVLIGMLQHGLGFSDAMQTYTLLAIGDGLVAQLPALLVSTSVAMLVTRATREQEMGAAVSAQVFGQRRALTVAASLLGLMGLVPGMPNLPFLMLAAVLGFIAFRMKDADDAEVVTAGSEATATGATALTELSWDEVGPVEPLGLEVGYKLIALVDKAQGGELLTRLKGVRRKLTQDLGFLIPAVHVRDNLELAAGQYRVLVHGVPVASGELHPDRMLALDPGRVFGPLEGIPGKDPAFGLDATWILPSQRAHAESLGYTVVDAGTVIATHLSHLVRERAAELLGHDEVQQLLASVGKASPKLVEDLTPKLLPMSVVVRVLQSLLAEKVSLRQMRRIVEALLEHGIHTQDPAMLTAAVRVALGSFIVQELNGMATELPVFTLAPQLERILQDSVSGQGAALEPGLAERLHQNLSECVARQEQRGEPAILLVPGGIRAAISRLVRHSVPQLSVLAYGEVPEDKRLRLLGAVG; translated from the coding sequence ATGAGCACGCTGCCCAACGGCACCCCGCCGGGAAGTACGCTGAGCACCATTGGCCATGCCCTGCGCACGGGTGCCGCGGCGCCGATTGTCGTGCTGGCCATGCTGTCGATGGTGGTGGTGCCACTGCCACCGTTCCTGCTGGATGCGCTGTTCACGATCAACATCGCGCTGTCGCTGATGGTGTTGCTGGCGGTGGTGTACGTAAAGCGCCCGCTGGAGTTCTCGATCTTCCCCAGCGTGCTGCTGATGGTGACCTTGCTGCGGCTGTCACTGAATGTGGCGTCCACCCGCGTGGTGCTCTTGCACGGGCATCAGGGTGGCGCCGCTGCGGGCCACGTGATCGAGTCGTTCGGCAACTTCGTGGTCGGCGGCAGCTATGCGGTGGGCATCGTGGTGTTCGCGATCCTCACCATCGTCAATTTCGTGGTGGTGACCAAGGGCTCCGGGCGCATCTCGGAAGTGTCGGCCCGCTTCATCCTGGACGCATTGCCCGGCAAGCAGATGGCGATCGACGCCGACCTCAACGCCGGCCTGCTGACCCGCGAGGAAGCCAAGCTGCGCCGCGAGGAAGTCCGCAACGAAGCGGACTTCTACGGCTCGATGGACGGCGCCAGCAAATTCGTGCGCGGTGATGCCATCGCCGGCCTGCTGATCCTGTTCATCAACCTGATCGGTGGCGTGCTGATCGGCATGCTGCAGCATGGCCTGGGCTTCAGCGACGCCATGCAGACCTACACCCTGCTGGCCATCGGCGATGGGCTGGTGGCGCAGCTGCCGGCACTGCTGGTGTCCACTTCGGTGGCGATGCTGGTCACCCGCGCGACCCGCGAGCAGGAAATGGGCGCTGCGGTGAGCGCGCAAGTCTTCGGCCAGCGTCGTGCGCTGACCGTGGCGGCCAGCCTGCTGGGCCTGATGGGGCTGGTTCCGGGCATGCCCAACCTGCCCTTCCTGATGCTGGCCGCAGTGTTGGGGTTCATCGCGTTCCGCATGAAGGACGCCGACGATGCCGAGGTGGTGACGGCGGGGAGCGAGGCGACTGCCACTGGCGCCACTGCGCTGACCGAATTGAGCTGGGACGAAGTGGGGCCGGTTGAACCGCTGGGCCTGGAAGTCGGCTACAAGCTGATCGCGCTGGTGGACAAGGCGCAGGGGGGCGAACTGCTGACCCGCCTGAAGGGCGTGCGCCGCAAGCTGACCCAGGACCTGGGCTTCCTGATTCCCGCCGTGCACGTGCGTGACAACCTTGAACTGGCCGCAGGGCAGTATCGCGTCCTGGTTCACGGGGTGCCGGTTGCCAGCGGCGAACTGCATCCCGACCGGATGCTGGCGCTGGATCCCGGCCGTGTCTTCGGCCCGCTGGAGGGCATTCCCGGCAAGGATCCGGCATTCGGGCTGGATGCCACCTGGATCCTGCCCAGCCAGCGGGCGCATGCCGAATCGCTGGGCTACACCGTGGTCGATGCGGGCACCGTCATCGCCACGCATCTGTCGCATCTGGTACGCGAACGCGCCGCCGAATTGCTGGGCCACGATGAAGTCCAGCAGCTGCTGGCCAGCGTCGGCAAGGCGTCGCCCAAGCTTGTCGAAGACCTGACGCCCAAGCTGTTGCCGATGTCGGTGGTGGTGCGCGTGCTGCAGTCGCTGCTCGCCGAAAAAGTGTCGCTGCGGCAAATGCGACGGATCGTGGAAGCCCTGCTGGAGCACGGCATCCACACGCAAGACCCGGCCATGCTCACCGCTGCGGTACGGGTGGCGCTGGGCTCGTTCATCGTGCAGGAACTGAACGGCATGGCCACCGAGCTGCCGGTTTTCACCCTGGCCCCGCAACTGGAACGCATCTTGCAAGATTCCGTCAGCGGCCAAGGGGCCGCGTTGGAACCCGGACTCGCCGAACGGTTGCACCAGAACCTCAGCGAGTGCGTGGCGCGGCAGGAACAGCGCGGCGAGCCCGCGATCCTGCTGGTGCCGGGCGGGATCCGCGCGGCGATTTCGCGGCTGGTGCGTCACAGCGTTCCGCAGTTGTCGGTCCTGGCCTATGGCGAGGTTCCGGAAGACAAGCGATTGCGGCTGCTGGGGGCGGTAGGCTGA
- the flhF gene encoding flagellar biosynthesis protein FlhF has protein sequence MRIKRFIAPDMRSALRLVREEQGPDAVILSNRPTEGGVEVVAATDYDEALVQQALRTMGAPAPDFPPTIAAPRPFTSETPQGRAVFRIDGEPVASRETPVEATPVQPAARQPSRLEQVMAVLKSPRASQVSAKPAAPAVPVVDLQDVPALDFADVLRSTAPSPAMEPEVPAFLLPDSEPAHFLPAVSTAHVPTPPPAPTLAPALRVVEADPGVTAMRAELAAMRTMIERELGQLSVERLRGSPARAAALDALIAFGCDDTLAQRVAARLDPTLPADAIAAPLRAELAMQLPVAGEDLLEQGGILAVLGPTGAGKTTTIAKLAARYAARHGARDVALISADSERAGAREQLHVLGRRLGVTVCDADGPDALTQALEQLSDYPLVLIDTAGHGLRDRALLRQILWVRSASNVRSLLLLPANAHPADLGELLRRYRPAAPEGVILTKLDETVCPGAALSVLVQHELPLIYTTAGQCVPDDIDVADGMHLAAMLDFPRRGPATTTHHDEGQHAFA, from the coding sequence ATGAGAATCAAACGCTTCATCGCCCCCGACATGCGCTCCGCGCTGCGGCTGGTGCGCGAAGAGCAGGGGCCCGATGCGGTCATCCTGTCCAATCGCCCGACCGAAGGTGGCGTGGAGGTCGTGGCCGCGACCGACTATGACGAGGCACTGGTACAGCAGGCGTTGCGCACGATGGGAGCGCCCGCGCCGGACTTCCCGCCAACGATTGCCGCGCCCAGGCCATTCACCAGCGAGACACCGCAGGGCCGCGCCGTGTTTCGCATCGACGGCGAGCCGGTTGCCTCCCGCGAAACTCCCGTCGAAGCCACACCCGTGCAGCCCGCGGCGCGCCAGCCCAGCCGCCTGGAGCAGGTCATGGCCGTGCTGAAGTCCCCGCGCGCCAGTCAGGTCTCCGCCAAGCCAGCAGCCCCCGCCGTGCCGGTCGTTGACCTGCAGGACGTGCCTGCCCTGGATTTTGCCGATGTGCTGCGCAGCACGGCGCCCTCGCCTGCGATGGAACCGGAGGTGCCTGCGTTCCTGCTGCCCGACAGCGAGCCCGCGCACTTCCTGCCCGCCGTGTCCACCGCGCACGTCCCCACGCCCCCGCCGGCACCCACGCTGGCTCCCGCCCTGCGCGTGGTGGAGGCCGATCCCGGGGTGACCGCGATGCGTGCCGAACTGGCGGCCATGCGCACGATGATCGAACGCGAACTGGGGCAATTGTCGGTGGAGCGCCTGCGCGGTTCACCGGCCCGCGCTGCCGCGCTGGACGCGCTGATCGCATTCGGATGCGACGACACGCTGGCCCAGCGCGTGGCCGCCCGCCTCGATCCCACCCTGCCCGCCGATGCCATCGCCGCGCCACTGCGCGCCGAACTCGCCATGCAATTGCCTGTTGCCGGCGAGGACCTGCTGGAACAGGGCGGCATTCTCGCCGTGCTGGGTCCCACCGGCGCGGGGAAGACCACCACGATCGCCAAGTTGGCCGCCCGCTATGCCGCCCGCCATGGTGCGCGCGATGTGGCCTTGATCAGCGCCGACAGCGAACGCGCCGGCGCCCGTGAACAACTGCATGTCCTGGGGCGGCGATTGGGCGTGACGGTCTGCGATGCCGACGGTCCGGACGCGCTGACGCAGGCGCTGGAACAATTGTCCGACTACCCGTTGGTCCTGATCGACACCGCCGGTCACGGCCTGCGCGACCGCGCCCTGCTGCGGCAGATCCTGTGGGTGCGTTCCGCCAGCAATGTGCGCAGTCTGCTGTTGCTGCCCGCGAATGCGCACCCGGCGGATCTGGGCGAACTGCTGCGGCGCTATCGCCCTGCCGCCCCGGAAGGCGTGATACTGACCAAGCTGGATGAAACCGTCTGCCCGGGGGCTGCGCTCTCGGTGCTGGTGCAGCACGAGCTGCCGTTGATCTATACCACCGCCGGCCAGTGCGTACCCGATGACATCGACGTTGCCGATGGCATGCATCTGGCGGCTATGCTCGACTTCCCGCGCCGCGGCCCTGCCACCACCACCCACCACGACGAAGGCCAACATGCATTCGCCTGA
- a CDS encoding chemotaxis protein CheA translates to MSAEGYDARADFLVEAREILDRLGEQVVALEQDPDDRPTLDAVFRGFHTIKGGAGFLDLPPMVALCHAFEDRIDAARSGIRMLDAAAFDGAQRAVDQLLDMLDTMTRGEPLADVDTALLQQVRGDDVAAAASAAAIELPDNLDDLDFDALLDSLHGAGAIPGAAPPPPPPPAPRATPRPQQGSAKPDAADKAHAPPAAEAEQTVRVDVRRLDALVNLVGELVLARNRLKTLRPDFHDEHLDRAVTALDTVTARLQGAVMSARMQPVNRVFTRFPKLARDVARQLSKQVELVVEGAETELDRNLVEALADPLVHLVRNAIDHGVEMPATRRAAGKPEVGQVRLAARQEGDHVSIEVSDDGAGIDPDTIRRSAIRKGVVDPEAASRLSPDECLALIFLPGFSTRAEVSDLSGRGVGMDVVQSKIRELSGQVQIQSEPGEGTRFIIRVPLTLAILPTLLVELGDDVYALPLVRVIEVVAHDPADMLWMDGQHILDLRERPIPVLSLRQWLGLAHDAADATRGVVLQAGEQRFCLLVDRVLGREEVVIKALPRSLRGLPGYAGASLVGDGRMALILDVDALLSSAQRHSSASTRGR, encoded by the coding sequence ATGAGCGCGGAAGGCTACGACGCCCGCGCCGACTTCCTGGTCGAGGCGCGCGAAATCCTCGACCGTCTGGGCGAGCAGGTCGTGGCCCTGGAGCAGGATCCGGACGACCGCCCAACGCTGGATGCGGTGTTCCGCGGCTTCCATACCATCAAGGGCGGCGCCGGCTTCCTGGATCTGCCGCCGATGGTGGCCCTGTGCCACGCCTTCGAAGACCGCATCGATGCCGCCCGCAGCGGTATCCGGATGCTGGACGCGGCCGCATTCGACGGCGCGCAGCGGGCGGTGGACCAGTTGCTCGACATGCTGGACACGATGACCCGCGGCGAGCCGCTGGCAGACGTGGACACGGCGTTGCTGCAACAGGTTCGCGGCGATGACGTCGCCGCCGCCGCGTCGGCGGCCGCCATCGAGCTGCCCGACAACCTGGACGACCTCGACTTCGACGCATTGCTGGACAGCCTGCACGGTGCAGGCGCCATTCCCGGCGCGGCGCCGCCCCCACCGCCCCCGCCGGCCCCGCGTGCAACGCCACGCCCGCAGCAGGGAAGCGCAAAACCGGATGCTGCCGACAAGGCGCACGCGCCGCCAGCGGCGGAGGCCGAACAAACCGTGCGCGTGGATGTGCGGCGACTGGACGCGCTGGTCAACCTGGTGGGTGAACTGGTGCTGGCGCGCAACCGCTTGAAGACGCTGCGCCCGGACTTCCACGACGAGCACCTGGATCGCGCGGTGACCGCGCTGGATACGGTGACCGCGCGCCTGCAAGGCGCAGTGATGTCGGCGCGCATGCAGCCGGTCAATCGGGTGTTCACCCGCTTCCCGAAACTGGCCCGCGACGTGGCCCGGCAACTGTCCAAGCAGGTTGAACTGGTGGTCGAAGGGGCCGAGACCGAATTGGATCGCAATCTGGTGGAGGCGCTTGCCGATCCGCTGGTGCACCTGGTGCGCAACGCCATCGACCACGGCGTCGAGATGCCGGCCACGCGCCGCGCCGCCGGCAAGCCCGAGGTCGGCCAGGTGCGCCTGGCCGCGCGCCAGGAAGGCGACCATGTCTCCATCGAAGTCAGCGATGATGGGGCTGGCATCGACCCCGACACCATTCGCCGCAGCGCGATCCGCAAGGGCGTGGTCGACCCCGAAGCGGCCAGCCGGCTGTCGCCGGACGAATGCCTGGCGCTGATCTTCCTGCCCGGTTTCTCCACCCGCGCCGAGGTCTCCGACCTGTCCGGCCGCGGCGTGGGCATGGACGTGGTGCAATCCAAGATCCGCGAACTCTCCGGCCAGGTGCAGATCCAGTCCGAGCCGGGCGAAGGCACCCGCTTCATCATCCGCGTACCGCTGACGCTGGCGATCCTGCCCACGCTGCTGGTGGAACTGGGCGATGACGTGTATGCGCTGCCACTGGTGCGGGTGATCGAAGTCGTTGCGCACGACCCGGCGGACATGCTGTGGATGGACGGGCAGCACATCCTCGATCTGCGCGAGCGCCCGATCCCCGTGCTGTCGCTGCGCCAATGGCTGGGTCTTGCGCACGACGCCGCCGATGCCACCCGCGGCGTGGTCCTGCAGGCGGGCGAGCAACGCTTCTGCCTGCTGGTGGATCGCGTCCTGGGGCGCGAAGAGGTGGTCATCAAGGCACTGCCGCGCAGCCTGCGTGGACTTCCGGGCTATGCAGGCGCCAGCCTGGTGGGCGATGGCCGCATGGCACTGATCCTGGATGTGGATGCGCTGCTGAGTTCGGCGCAGCGCCACTCAAGCGCGTCCACCCGCGGCCGATAG
- a CDS encoding ParA family protein, with protein sequence MRIWAIANQKGGVGKTTSSLCLARCMADLDHRVLLIDLDPHGSLTRAFGVPTEPPPKGTYDLFNGDSVESVATTTSHACIDLLAAQPAMATLERRSATQPGLGLALLRALQGAAGRYDYALLDCPPTLGLLLVNALAACDRLIVPTQTDPLALHGLEGMLRTAAMVERSRSRPLVRQILPTLFDRRTRSCLETLEHLRTYPGVGVCPSPIPMDTRLRDAAALATHRHLGGRGVSAYRDALQWLLETAPAEQEAA encoded by the coding sequence ATGCGGATCTGGGCGATCGCCAACCAGAAGGGCGGCGTGGGCAAAACCACCAGTTCGCTGTGCCTTGCGCGCTGCATGGCGGATCTCGATCACCGCGTGCTGCTGATCGACCTGGATCCACATGGGTCGCTTACACGGGCATTCGGCGTCCCTACCGAACCGCCGCCGAAAGGCACCTATGACCTCTTCAACGGGGATTCCGTTGAAAGTGTTGCCACCACAACCAGTCATGCCTGCATCGACCTGCTTGCCGCGCAACCGGCCATGGCCACGCTGGAACGACGCAGCGCCACCCAGCCCGGGCTGGGGCTGGCCTTGTTGCGCGCCCTGCAGGGCGCTGCCGGGCGTTACGACTATGCCCTGCTCGACTGCCCACCCACGCTCGGTTTGCTGCTGGTCAACGCACTGGCGGCCTGTGACCGTTTGATCGTGCCGACGCAGACCGATCCGCTGGCCCTGCACGGACTGGAGGGCATGCTGCGCACTGCGGCAATGGTGGAGCGCTCGCGCTCACGACCTCTGGTGCGGCAAATCCTGCCGACCCTGTTCGACCGCCGCACGCGCTCCTGCCTGGAAACCCTGGAGCACCTGCGCACCTATCCCGGCGTAGGCGTTTGCCCCAGCCCGATCCCGATGGACACCCGCCTGCGCGATGCTGCCGCACTTGCCACGCACCGGCACCTCGGCGGTCGTGGTGTCAGTGCCTACCGCGACGCACTCCAGTGGCTGCTTGAAACCGCCCCCGCCGAACAGGAGGCCGCATGA
- the cheY gene encoding chemotaxis response regulator CheY: protein MDKGIRILIVDDFSTMRRIVKNLLNDLGFTNTAEADDGSTALVELKKVHFDLIITDWNMPGMPGIDLLKAVRADPALAKIPVLMVTAEAKREQIIEAAQAGVNGYVIKPFTAATLEDKLAKIFERLESAA from the coding sequence ATGGACAAAGGCATCCGCATCCTCATCGTTGACGACTTTTCGACCATGCGCCGCATCGTCAAGAACCTGCTCAACGACCTGGGATTCACCAACACCGCGGAAGCAGACGATGGATCGACGGCCCTGGTCGAGCTGAAAAAGGTCCATTTCGACCTGATCATCACCGACTGGAACATGCCCGGCATGCCCGGCATCGACCTGTTGAAGGCGGTACGCGCCGATCCGGCGCTGGCCAAGATCCCGGTCCTGATGGTCACCGCCGAGGCCAAACGCGAGCAGATCATCGAGGCCGCGCAGGCGGGCGTGAATGGCTACGTCATCAAGCCGTTCACCGCGGCCACCCTCGAAGACAAGCTGGCCAAGATTTTCGAACGGCTGGAGAGCGCCGCATGA
- a CDS encoding P-loop NTPase encodes MHSPDPTRNANAPLAAPRVIAVTGGKGGVGKTTASINLAMALQNAGQRTLLLDTDLGLANVDVMLGLSPRFTLADVFAGRCELRETVIEGPRGLLVVPAASGKRHMTELLPQQHVGLVNAFSQLDIPLDVMVVDTSAGISDSVLTFCQAAQDVILVVCDEPASVTDAYALVKVLSRDRGVNRIQVLANQVPNANEGRSLFEKLERVTSRFLDVTLSYLGAIPRDEWLRLAVQRQEAVVDAFPTAPASLAYSEIARKIGKWQAPQGPRGHVEFFTERLVAAQGNACA; translated from the coding sequence ATGCATTCGCCTGACCCTACCCGCAACGCGAACGCCCCCCTCGCCGCGCCGCGCGTCATCGCCGTGACCGGCGGCAAGGGCGGCGTCGGCAAGACCACGGCTTCCATCAATCTGGCGATGGCCTTGCAGAACGCCGGCCAGCGCACCCTGCTGCTGGACACCGACCTGGGTTTGGCCAATGTCGATGTCATGCTGGGACTGTCGCCACGGTTCACGCTGGCCGACGTGTTCGCCGGCCGCTGCGAATTGCGCGAAACCGTGATCGAAGGCCCGCGCGGCCTGCTGGTAGTGCCCGCCGCCTCGGGCAAGCGCCACATGACCGAACTGCTGCCGCAACAGCACGTCGGCCTGGTCAATGCGTTCTCGCAGCTCGACATCCCGCTCGACGTGATGGTGGTGGACACCTCTGCCGGCATCTCGGACAGCGTATTGACCTTCTGCCAGGCGGCGCAGGACGTGATCCTGGTGGTGTGCGACGAGCCCGCCTCGGTCACCGACGCCTATGCCCTGGTCAAGGTGCTCAGCCGCGACCGCGGCGTGAACCGGATCCAGGTGCTGGCCAACCAGGTGCCCAATGCCAATGAAGGACGCAGCCTGTTCGAAAAGCTGGAACGGGTCACCTCGCGCTTTCTCGACGTGACGCTGTCCTATTTGGGCGCGATCCCGCGTGACGAATGGTTGCGCCTGGCAGTGCAGCGCCAGGAAGCCGTGGTGGATGCATTCCCCACCGCGCCTGCATCGCTTGCGTATAGTGAAATCGCGCGCAAGATTGGCAAGTGGCAGGCCCCGCAGGGACCGCGGGGGCATGTCGAGTTCTTCACCGAGCGTCTGGTCGCAGCACAGGGGAATGCATGCGCATGA
- a CDS encoding protein phosphatase CheZ has translation MSPPSLPTDDSHIVERLHAAMAALEQGDSGVWRHHLDSLLEWRRQPVVESLIKLARELDDLERAIEVRIPNSQLPPDGLPDACSRLEHVVKMTEEASMRTLDLADECRTLLGTIGPEHEATVDAIRSRLSSMVEAQSFQDLTGQIIQRVIHLIRSLQSGLGDIQALHGDPNKGHGPSVAGVDRPAATQDEANDLLAALGI, from the coding sequence ATGAGCCCCCCCTCCTTGCCGACCGACGACTCGCACATCGTCGAACGCCTGCACGCCGCCATGGCGGCATTGGAACAAGGCGATTCCGGCGTATGGCGGCACCACCTCGACTCGTTGCTCGAATGGCGGCGGCAGCCGGTGGTGGAAAGCCTGATCAAGCTGGCGCGAGAGCTGGACGATCTGGAACGCGCCATCGAAGTGCGCATCCCCAATTCACAGCTGCCGCCCGACGGCCTGCCGGACGCGTGCAGCCGGCTGGAACACGTGGTGAAGATGACCGAGGAGGCGAGCATGCGCACCTTGGACCTGGCCGATGAGTGCCGCACCCTGCTCGGCACCATCGGGCCCGAGCACGAAGCCACCGTGGACGCGATCCGCAGCCGCCTGTCGTCGATGGTCGAGGCGCAGAGCTTCCAGGACCTGACCGGGCAGATCATCCAGCGCGTCATCCACCTGATCCGCTCCCTGCAATCGGGGCTGGGCGACATCCAAGCCCTGCACGGCGACCCCAACAAGGGCCATGGCCCCAGCGTGGCCGGCGTGGATCGCCCGGCCGCCACCCAGGACGAAGCCAACGATCTGCTGGCAGCACTCGGGATCTGA
- a CDS encoding RNA polymerase sigma factor FliA: MNTGAAQYRAQQNGDAAAIVGRHSELVRRIAHHLAARLPSNVEIDDLIQAGMIGLIEAARNFQSDQGATFETYASIRIRGSMIDAIRAGDWVPRSVHRRYRDVVAATRAIEQREGRAASAQEIASALGMSMDDYHHILQDASRGQLLSLDEYADEHDGEPRLEHHDNITPARRFEVGAFRSALGDAIDNLPEREKMVLSLYYEQELNLREIGAVLNVSESRVCQIHGQAMLRLRSRLTDWRSEIDADDS; the protein is encoded by the coding sequence ATGAATACCGGGGCCGCCCAATATCGAGCACAGCAGAACGGTGACGCCGCTGCCATTGTCGGGCGCCACTCCGAACTCGTACGCCGCATCGCCCACCACCTGGCCGCACGGCTCCCCTCCAACGTCGAAATCGACGATCTGATCCAGGCCGGCATGATCGGACTGATCGAGGCCGCCCGGAATTTCCAGTCCGATCAGGGCGCCACCTTCGAGACCTACGCATCAATCCGCATCCGTGGCTCCATGATCGACGCCATCCGCGCCGGCGACTGGGTGCCGCGCTCGGTGCATCGCCGCTACCGCGACGTGGTGGCGGCAACCCGTGCCATCGAGCAGCGCGAAGGGCGGGCCGCCAGCGCCCAGGAAATCGCCAGCGCGCTGGGCATGAGCATGGACGACTACCACCACATCCTGCAGGACGCATCGCGCGGCCAGCTGCTGAGCCTGGACGAATACGCCGACGAGCACGATGGCGAGCCACGGCTGGAACACCACGACAACATCACCCCCGCCCGCCGCTTCGAGGTCGGCGCGTTCCGCAGCGCGCTGGGCGATGCCATCGACAACCTGCCCGAGCGCGAGAAAATGGTGCTCTCCCTGTACTACGAGCAGGAACTGAATCTGCGCGAGATCGGCGCCGTGCTCAACGTCAGCGAATCGCGGGTGTGCCAGATCCATGGCCAGGCAATGCTGCGCCTGCGCTCCCGGCTGACCGACTGGCGCAGCGAGATCGACGCCGACGACAGCTGA
- a CDS encoding flagellar motor protein, producing MDILSIIGAILGLVALIGGSVLKGAGLSGLWSPAAFTIVILGTIASILLQTPMHTFRRALQIVGWVFRPPPQDHVALIALMVEWSSTARKQGLLALEPLLEQQSDPFLRKGLQMVVDGVEPETMRQMLEIESFAQNHHDIAAAKVFEGMGIYAPTLGIIGAVLGLMAVMKNLADPSKLGHGIAAAFTATIYGIASANLAFLPIASKLKGVIHRQEVEREMLIEGLIAIAEGENPRNIESRLSGFVH from the coding sequence ATGGATATCCTCAGCATCATCGGCGCGATCTTGGGGCTGGTCGCCCTGATTGGCGGCAGCGTACTCAAAGGCGCCGGACTCTCCGGCTTGTGGTCGCCCGCTGCGTTCACCATCGTCATCCTCGGCACCATTGCATCGATCCTGCTGCAAACGCCGATGCACACGTTCCGCCGCGCGCTGCAGATCGTGGGCTGGGTATTTCGACCGCCGCCACAGGATCACGTCGCGCTGATCGCGCTGATGGTGGAATGGAGCAGCACTGCACGCAAGCAAGGCCTGTTGGCACTTGAGCCATTGCTCGAGCAGCAGTCGGATCCGTTCCTGCGCAAGGGCCTGCAGATGGTGGTGGATGGCGTGGAGCCGGAAACCATGCGGCAGATGCTGGAAATCGAGTCGTTCGCGCAAAACCACCACGACATCGCGGCCGCCAAGGTGTTCGAGGGGATGGGCATCTACGCGCCTACGCTGGGGATCATCGGCGCGGTGCTGGGCCTGATGGCGGTGATGAAGAATCTTGCCGATCCCAGCAAACTGGGGCACGGCATCGCGGCAGCGTTTACCGCCACCATCTATGGCATCGCCTCGGCGAACCTGGCCTTCCTGCCGATCGCCTCCAAGCTGAAAGGGGTCATCCATCGCCAGGAGGTCGAACGCGAGATGCTCATCGAGGGCCTGATCGCGATTGCCGAAGGCGAGAATCCACGCAACATCGAGTCGCGCCTCAGCGGCTTCGTGCACTGA